The Sphaeramia orbicularis chromosome 16, fSphaOr1.1, whole genome shotgun sequence genome window below encodes:
- the cxcr3.2 gene encoding C-X-C chemokine receptor type 3-2, with protein sequence MDQVTPTTEDYWTYDDYENYTDSPNVGLSAAPCLQDNIYSFAQRYTPVVYCLVFILAFVGNVLVLCVIRRYRNSQSSGACAFSLTDTFLLHLAISDLLLAFTLPLFAVQWAHQWVFGLAVCKISGALFSLNRYSGILFLACISFDRYLAIVHAISSGWKRTTCHAQFACVIIWVGCLGLSGVDITFKQVVEVNTQDQQRLLLCQVWFPENSTQWQVGLQLLSVVLGFGLPLLIMLYCYIQIFRSLCNATRRQKRKSLRLIISLVAVFVICWAPYNAFQLADSLLRLGVITGHCHLGRVLDIGTLITESVGLSHCALNPLLYGFVGVKFRRELVQMCKELLGHQGWRGMGGWRPRRRTQSSVMSGDSENTSYSVMG encoded by the exons ATGGATCAGGTCACGCCAACCACAGAAGATTACTGG ACCTATGATGACTATGAGAATTACACCGATTCCCCTAACGTAGGCTTGAGTGCTGCCCCCTGCCTCCAagacaacatctacagttttgcGCAGCGATACACTCCAGTTGTGTACTGCCTGGTTTTCATCCTGGCTTTTGTGGGCAATGTGCTGGTGCTGTGTGTAATCCGGCGTTACCGAAACTCTCAAAGCAGCGGAGCTTGTGCCTTCTCCCTGACTGACACCTTCCTTCTTCACCTGGCTATCTCAGACCTCCTGCTGGCCTTCACCCTGCCCCTGTTTGCAGTGCAGTGGGCTCACCAGTGGGTGTTCGGTTTGGCTGTTTGTAAGATCTCCGGGGCCCTCTTCTCCCTTAATCGCTACAGTGGTATTCTGTTCTTGGCTTGCATTAGTTTTGACAGATACCTGGCTATAGTTCATGCCATTAGCTCTGGCTGGAAGCGCACCACCTGCCATGCACAGTTTGCTTGTGTCATCATTTGGGTGGGGTGTCTCGGCCTGAGTGGAGTGGACATTACCTTCAAACAGGTAGTGGAGGTGAACACTCAAGACCAGCAGAGACTGCTCCTGTGCCAGGTGTGGTTCCCAGAGAACTCCACTCAGTGGCAGGTGGGGCTACAGCTGCTCAGTGTGGTTCTAGGCTTTGGACTCCCCCTGCTGATAATGCTCTACTGCTACATCCAGATCTTCAGGTCACTCTGCAACGCGACGCGCAGGCAAAAGCGTAAGTCCCTGCGCCTCATCATCTCCCTGGTGGCTGTGTTTGTCATCTGCTGGGCGCCGTACAATGCCTTCCAGCTGGCAGACAGTCTGCTGAGGCTGGGTGTCATAACTGGACATTGCCATTTAGGCCGTGTGCTAGACATCGGGACTCTGATCACTGAGAGTGTGGGGCTGTCTCACTGTGCCCTGAACCCTCTGCTGTATGGATTTGTGGGGGTGAAGTTCAGGAGGGAGCTGGTGCAAATGTGCAAAGAGCTTCTGGGACATCAAGGATGGCGGGGAATGGGCGGATGGAGGCCAAGGAGAAGAACCCAAAGCTCAGTCATGTCTGGAGACAGTGAAAACACATCCTACTCTGTCATGGGTTGA
- the LOC115436059 gene encoding C-X-C chemokine receptor type 3-like: MDVHLDGLFLHNTTYDYGNDYVYEEDSGPGRSKVVVIPFVYSVVLALGLLVNGILLAVLALKRQSWSMSDTFILHLGLADVLLLLTLPLWASQASLQCGWCFRGITCGIGWAVFNMSFYCGNFLLVCVTLDCYLSIVRAIQLFSHKSPWFAHISCVFIWLVSLLLSIPDWASAVSQKQGHQEDQTVCEPNFDLSKWQLASRLIHLVLGFLLPVAILIFFYYIHQQLQISKKSFKKQKTVLVILALVSFLSWLPYNITLIVDTFMSLTRVSQKTSSVNPGGSLKVTLMVTSALCCAHAALRPLIYMGLCGNFRKRTLALLRCRSVDSKGSLWELGVGDETEPGQCHEGEELKQMTSVEHQVQSSQC, from the exons ATGGACGTGCATCTAGATGGATTATTTCTCCATAACACCACCTATGACTATGGTAATGACTATGTATATGAAGAGGACTCTGGGCCAGGAAGGAGCAAGGTGGTGGTGATCCCGTTTGTGTACTCTGTAGTGCTTGCTCTGGGTCTGTTGGTGAATGGGATCCTCCTTGCCGTTCTGGCTCTGAAGAGACAATCCTGGAGTATGTCTGACACCTTTATACTCCACCTGGGACTGGCCGATGTCCTTTTACTGCTGACGCTACCCCTCTGGGCCTCACAGGCGTCCCTTCAGTGTGGATGGTGCTTTAGGGGCATTACCTGCGGGATCGGCTGGGCTGTTTTTAAT ATGAGCTTCTACTGTGGGAACTTCTTGCTAGTTTGTGTGACCCTGGACTGTTACCTGTCCATTGTCCGTGCCATCCAGCTCTTCTCCCACAAAAGTCCATGGTTCGCTCATATCAGCTGTGTCTTCATATGGCTCGTCTCGCTGCTTCTCAGTATCCCAGACTGGGCTTCAGCAGTGTCCCAAAAACAGGGACATCAGGAGGATCAGACAGTTTGTGAACCCAACTTCGACCTGTCAAAGTGGCAGCTGGCATCACGCCTGATTCACCTTGTGCTGGGCTTCCTGCTGCCTGTCGCCATCCTGATCTTCTTCTATTATATCCACCAGCAGCTGCAGATCAGCAAAAAAAGCTTCAAGAAGCAGAAAACTGTTCTGGTAATCCTGGCTCTGGTGTCCTTTCTCTCTTGGCTGCCATACAACATCACCCTCATCGTGGACACCTTCATGAGCCTTACAAGGGTATCTCAGAAAACTTCATCTGTAAATCCTGGAGGGTCCCTAAAAGTCACCCTGATGGTCACTTCTGCTCTGTGTTGTGCTCATGCCGCCCTCAGGCCTCTGATCTACATGGGCCTGTGTGGAAACTTCAGAAAAAGGACACTAGCTTTGCTCAGATGTAGAAGCGTTGACTCTAAGGGTTCTCTGTGGGAGTTGGGAGTGGGTGACGAAACAGAGCCCGGTCAGTGTCATGAGGGAGAAGAGTTGAAACAGATGACAAGTGTTGAGCATCAGGTGCAGTCATCACAGTGCTGA
- the cxcr3.1 gene encoding C-X-C chemokine receptor type 3.1, whose protein sequence is MENYKITMSDDYAGLLNGLDDLYDNNSSSGDGDCCGGGDVCDSEEDIQFGALFIPVLYSIVFVVGVLGNGVLLGVLARSRKFWSVTDTFILHLCIADVLLLVTLPFWAAESANPDGWIFGTPLCKINGAVFTINFYCGIFLLACISLDRYLSIVHATQMYSRRNPLVVHISCLAVWLFSLLLSIPDWIFLSASMDTRRNRTECIRDYFIYGSEAVTNWRFASRLLYHVIGFLLPSAILIFCYSCILRRLRCGSQGLQKQKAFRVIVAVVVVFFLCWLPYNITLMVDTLKSANSSDGCGVRTSLEKAKIITSSVGYMHCSLNPILYAFVGVKFRRQLMDILRAFGCKMKISVQSAASSRRSSFWSESADTSNSVAV, encoded by the exons atggaaaactataaaatcaCCATGTCTGATGATTATGCGGGGCTCTTGAACGGCTTAGATGACTTGTATGACAACAATTCATCCTCAGGGGATGGGGACTGTTGTGGAGGAGGGGATGTGTGTGACTCAGAAGAAGACATACAGTTCGGGGCTTTGTTCATCCCGGTTCTGTACTCTATCGTGTTTGTCGTGGGAGTCTTGGGAAATGGAGTGCTCCTGGGAGTTTTGGCTCGCAGCAGGAAGTTCTGGAGTGTGACAGACACCTTCATCCTACACCTGTGTATCGCAGATGTCCTGCTGCTGGTGACGCTGCCCTTCTGGGCTGCAGAGTCTGCAAATCCTGACGGATGGATCTTTGGGACTCCCCTGTGCAAGATCAATGGAGCTGTTTTCACG ATCAATTTTTACTGTGGGATCTTTCTCCTGGCCTGCATCAGTCTGGACCGCTACCTGTCAATCGTCCATGCTACCCAGATGTACTCCCGCAGGAACCCCTTGGTGGTTCACATCAGCTGCCTGGCAGTGTGGCTCTTCTCCCTGCTCCTGTCCATCCCTGACTGGATCTTTCTGAGCGCCTCCATGGACACCCGACGCAACAGAACCGAGTGTATTCGTGATTACTTCATTTATGGCTCTGAGGCGGTCACCAACTGGCGTTTCGCATCACGTCTGCTCTACCACGTCATTGGCTTCCTCCTGCCTTCAGCCATTCTGATCTTCTGTTACTCCTGCATTCTGAGGAGGCTGAGGTGTGGCTCCCAGGGTCTCCAAAAGCAGAAGGCCTTCAGGGTCATAGTGGCCGTTGTGGTGGTCTTCTTTCTTTGCTGGCTGCCGTACAACATCACGCTCATGGTGGACACTCTTAAATCGGCCAACAGCAGTGATGGCTGTGGAGTCAGAACATCTCTGGAGAAAGCCAAGATAATCACCTCATCTGTGGGTTACATGCACTGCAGCCTCAATCCGATCCTGTACGCCTTTGTGGGGGTCAAGTTTCGGCGTCAGCTTATGGACATCCTGAGGGCTTTCGGCTGCAAGATGAAGATAAGCGTCCAATCTGCTGCAAGCAGTAGAAGAAGCTCCTTTTGGTCTGAGTCTGCGGACACTTCCAACTCAGTGGCTGtctga